A stretch of the Ischnura elegans chromosome 5, ioIscEleg1.1, whole genome shotgun sequence genome encodes the following:
- the LOC124158741 gene encoding uncharacterized protein LOC124158741, with protein sequence MDVSVFRTLKEHWKKKVHEWRLSNLEAPVLKKKEFPKLLKEVIDNVLQVTILENGFRKCGLFPWNPEAITLPLNIEGDNQVTKAKERGQFLKEGLRFLNESIPESKLKIFCNRDTNKELEEKDISLFELWQKTKLELESNLLNASGATNEPDNLSIVDGDLSSATLTPSAIDESTYHTTDDYNMPSGTNNLTCIDKPARDSINHTDLCQAGTSKVSAEIPSPFKRHFFFQKDKNEPKQKRSMKEKMPAIVSGQLCQDYFRKKLAKKEELEKRKLERAAERQRKKDEKERAKQDKVRQHKKRTAKRVLHYKDSSNSGIEEVPSDSDFKDESDEENIHEKNLKKPVERKVGEYVVFSYEEELFPGVITDVCETAATITAMKKSGRLWKWPEKEDKLDYEWETVLYHIDEPLKMSTTRNVYSVPELEFLWD encoded by the coding sequence ATGGATGTTTCGGTTTTCAGGACTCTTAAAGAGCACTGGAAGAAGAAAGTACATGAATGGAGGTTATCCAATTTGGAGGCTCCAGTCTTAAAGAAGAAagaatttccaaaacttttgaaagaagTTATAGACAATGTGCTACAAGTGACTATCCTGGAAAATGGTTTTAGAAAATGTGGATTGTTTCCATGGAACCCAGAAGCTATCACTCTCCCATTAAACATTGAAGGTGATAATCAAGTCACAAAAGCCAAAGAACGtggacaatttttaaaagaaggaCTTCGATTTCTCAATGAGAGTATTCCAGAAAGCaagctcaaaatattttgtaacaggGATACAAATAAAGAGTTggaggaaaaagatatttcactctttgaactgTGGCAGAAGACAAAATTAGAACTGGAAAGTAATTTGTTAAATGCATCTGGTGCTACTAATGAGCCAGACAACCTAAGCATTGTGGATGGGGACCTGTCATCTGCAACACTCACTCCTAGTGCTATCGATGAGTCCACTTATCATACCACTGATGATTACAATATGCCATCTGGAACGAACAACCTTACTTGTATCGATAAGCCTGCTAGAGATAGTATTAATCATACTGATCTTTGTCAAGCTGGAACTTCTAAAGTATCTGCAGAAATCCCCAGCCCATTCAAAAGacacttttttttccagaaagacaagaatgaaccaaaacaaaaacgatcAATGAAGGAGAAAATGCCTGCCATTGTCTCAGGACAGCTGTGTCAAGATTATTTTAGAAAGAAGTTggcaaaaaaggaagaattagaaaaaagaaaactggaaCGTGCTGCCGAGAGacaaaggaaaaaagatgaaaaagaaagagCGAAACAAGATAAAGTTCGGCAGCATAAGAAAAGGACTGCAAAGCGGGTGCTTCATTACAAAGACAGCTCTAACTCTGGCATAGAAGAGGTGCCATCAGACAGTGATTTTAAAGATGAGAGCGATGAGGAAAACATACATGAGAAAAACCTAAAGAAACCAGTAGAGAGGAAAGTAGGGGAGTATGTAGTTTTTTCTTATGAAGAAGAGTTATTTCCGGGGGTTATAACTGATGTTTGTGAAACAGCTGCTactattacagctatgaaaaaatCTGGGAGACTCTGGAAATGGCCAGAAAAAGAGGATAAATTGGACTACGAATGGGAAACTGTATTATACCACATTGACGAGCCTTTAAAAATGAGTACCACGAGAAATGTTTACTCAGTCCCGGAACTTGAATTTTTATGGGATTAA